AGGCAGTCGGCCGCGCTCGCCGAATCGTCGGGGCGATGCTGGGCAACTGGCAGGTCGGTGAGGACGCAGCCACCTCCGTGCTGCTTGTGGTGTCCGAGCTGGTGACCAACGCTGTCGAGCACGCGTGTCCGCCGTTGGCCGTGCATCTCCACCTGCATCGTGAGCATGCGGGTCTGCGGGTGTGGGTCGGAGTCACCGACGGCGGCCCGGCCGAGCGCCACGGGAATTGGGCAGCGACCTGCGCCGCCGACGAACGCGGGCGGGGGCTGTGCATCATCGACGCTCTGGCCACCTCCCACGGCAGCCGTACCCACTGGGGTGGCACAACCCACTGGGCCCGCCTGTCTGTGCGGCAACACGCTCCAATCCCAGGTTTGAGCCCGTGAGCTCTGATGTTGGTGACGCCCTTCGTTTCGATCATGCGGCATGCCGCCGTGGCACCGGTGGGGCTGTCTGTCCGCTGTCGCTGCGCTCAGCGCACCGCGGCCCCCGGAGGTAACGCTCAGCGCTTCCTCGTACACGGAATGGAGTCGGACGCGTCTGCGGGTGGCCAAGCCGGGCTGGGACTGCGCAACCTCGGTCGGGAGTGGGGCCCTCCTTGGCAACGGCGAAAACATAGGTACCGGCATACGCAGTTTCCCGGTCGCCTTCCCCGAGACCCAAGCGTCCCATTTGAGTACTACAACTTTCGAACGTGATCGAAGGTACCCAAATGTGTTCCCACACCAGCCCATGCCCCTCCTGGGACGCACCAGACCACGACGCAGCCCGCGTGGTGGCCTTCCACCCCGACCAGGGATGGTTCCTGCTCTGCAACGGTGTGGTGCTCTTCGACGACACCCGTGAAGTCCTCCCGAACCGCTCCATCATCCCGCCGCAGCGGGTCCCACCGGACAGGATCCCGTCATGAACTCCACCCCGCACTGCCACACGTCACCTGTTCCGCTTGTATCCCTACTGCTGAAACGGGTGAAGGCGATCGCCACGCCGGCCAAGAGCTTTGCCCGGCATCTGCGCGGAGGAGTTGGGTCCGGACAGCCGGGAGAAGGCGGCACATGGAATACACGCTGAACCACAGCTCAGCCGACCGGACGGCGATGTACCTGCGTTGCTACCCCTATGACACCTCACAAATGGCAACCCACCAGAAAAAGCTGCTCAGGCAGGCCCGTCGGCTCGGGCTGGCCGAGCCGGTCCTCTACCTGGACAACGGCGTCCGTTCATTCGGCCCTCGGCCCGCTCTCGAACAATTCCTCCAACGCAGCGCCGACGGCGTCTACAAGGTGCTGTTGGTAACAGGACTGTTCGTGTTCTCCATCCACGACAACGAAGCCCGCGCCCTGGCTGAAGGAATCCGCAGCTTCGGATGCGAGATTGTGGAACTGCCGTCCCCCACCAGGTTCCCCGCGACAGGAGTCAATGGTGCTGACCTGCACTGACCCTGCATGGGAAAAGTGGACAGGCAAGACCATCACCTTGCCCGACGGTATCCGCGCAACCGTCCGGATGGCCCGTCGTGGACGTACGGCGGACACGCTCTGGGTTGTCGATACCCGCGGAACCATGCACCAGGTCAGCTCACGCCGACTCTGCCCGGCACACCACCACGATCGCGGACCCGTCCGCTGAGCGGGCCCCCGGATCCGGTGGACCGCGACTTCGTCGCTGCGGCGCCGAACCGGTGCTGGATGGCAGACTTCACACGCCTCGCGATCTGGGCCGGCACCGGCTACCTCGCCTTCGTCATCGACACCTTCTCCCGCCGCACCTTGGGCTGGTCCGCAGCCACAACCAATCCCACCGAACTCGTCCTGGCCGCAGTGGAAGATGAGTCTGTGGCAGCGCGATCGGGAACGCAGAAGACAGCAGCCCGGAACAGCCCATCCATCACAGCGACGCGGGCAGCCGGTACACCTCGTTCAAGCTCGCCACCCACCTGGACGGCGAGGGCATCGTGGCGCCCATCGGCTCGGTCGGCGACGCCCACGACAACGCCTTGATGGAGTCCACAATCGGCCTGTTTACGTCGGGCGCCACCACCGTAGGGCTCACAGACGGGCACTCGCCCGCCGTGCCGGGGGGACAAGCACAGCGGGCGAGCGGAGGAGGGGCCGCTCCACGGGACAAGCCTGCCGGGCCGTTCGCTCGAGGCATCACGGAATCTCCGTGAGAAACCGGGCAGGAGGGGCACCGGGACGGTGTTCGCGGCCACGACCGGGTCGCGCACCGCATCGATCCGTACTGATGCCTAACGCCCGAACCGACCTGGCCTCCAGGAACGCGGCTGCGCGGAATGCGTCCCAGGGAACGGCATGCAGACCCGGGCCCGGCAAGCGGCATCACGCTCACGCCGCAGCGTCGGCGAAGGGCCCTCCTTGGCAACGGCGAAAACATAGGTACCGGCATACGCAGTTTCCCGGTCGCCTTCCCCGAGACCCAAGCGTCCCATTTGAGTACTACAACTTTCGAACGTGATCGAAGGTACCCAAATGTGTTCCCACACCAGCCCATGCCCCTCCTGGGACGCACCAGACCACGACGCAGCCCGCGTGGTGGCCTTCCACCCCGACCAGGGATGGTTCCTGCTCTGCAACGGTGTGGTGCTCTTCGACGACACCCGTGAAGTGTCCCGAACCGGCACGCCCCTGGTAGGCCGGCTGACAACTCGACATGTGTCATCCCTGGCCCATTCGGGGCCCAGCCGCCGCCTCGCTGTGGCCCGAACCGGGTCACGCCACTGCCAGCCGCCTCAACCCCGGGGCAAGCTCGCACCCTCGCACCCGCTCACCTGCCGCTGCCTTGCACTTCCCGCTGCTATGGGCTTGCACCCCGCGACTGCCTCGTCCGAGTACGCTCACGACCGAGAGGATCCCCGTCATGCGAACCACAAGACCCCGCCCTCGACCGCCCGCCGCCTATCTGCGCTACTACCCCCAGAACCCATCAGCGGCCAACCGGGACCGTATCGCGCTGCGCAGCTTCGCCGCTCGCCTGGGGCTGCCCACCCCGGTCCTCTATCTCGACAACGGCTGCCCCGCCACAGGATTGCGGCCTGAGCTGGAAAGGCTCATCACCGCGGTGATGAAGGGCAACCATCGCCTGCTCGTGGTGCCCGGGCTGTGGGTGTTCTCGCCCGAGGACGACCAAGCCCGCCTCACAGTCCGCATGCTCTCCGCAGCCGGGTGCTTGCGGATCTTCGAGCTCCCCGACCGTGCCCGGAGGCCCGTGGTTCCTGGCCCCGCAAGCCTTCGCATCCCGTGCCAGAAGAGACCCGGCCTCTGAACGCGCGAGAGGAGCGACCGGTCTGCTGGAGGCGATCGTTATCTTGGGTTGTCAAATGAACTTGCAGGTCAGTGGGGGCAGAGGCGTGCAGGCAAGTAAGTCACGTTCTACGGCCTAATTGATGGTCTGATTGGGTGGGAAGGGGCGGCGACGGCGACGGACGGTGGCTTCCGTGGCGTGTGGGGCGGTGACGGTGCAGTCCTTCGGGATGGCGCGGATGGCGATGGCGACCCCGCTGGTGATCTGACAGCGGCGGCCGATGGCAACACCTGGACCGATGCTGATGTTGTTGCCGGTCTGAGTTTCGTCGCCGATGACCGCCCCGAACTGGGGCGTTCCGCAGCGGTAGAGGCCGAGGCCCGTGCGGATGATGACCTCGCGGTCGGGCTTGCGCATGTCGGTGGTCATGTTGATGGCGGCCACGGTGACCTTGGCCGAGAGGTGGGCTCGGGTGCCGATGATCGTCCGGTTCACGCCGATTCGGTGCCCTTGGACGGCGTCCTCTCCCATGAATGCTGCGGTTACTTCGCAGTTGAAGCCGACTTGGGCGCCGGCGCACAGGACGCTGCCCTTGCGGACGGTGGTGAACTCGTGGACCTTGACGTCCGGGCCGATGATCACGTCGTCTCCGATGATCGCCGTGGGGTGGATGTATGCGCTCGGGTGGATGCGCTGGTCTTCGCTGAGCAGAGTCAGAGCCTCGCGCTGGAGGCCCCGCCACTTGGTCAGAAGCCGTATCGCAACCGAACGTGATCGTTTGATTTCTGCTGGTCAGGCATGGTGTCGCTCGGACTGAGGCAGGGATGCGGCGTCGTGTGTCCGCTTTCATGGCCGAGAGGTGCGCGGTGGCGTCGGTGCTGGGAATGCTGGAGGAGCGGGAGGCGACTGCCCGTGTGCGGGTGGAAGGGCTGCGGGACGAAGTCGCCCGGCTGGCTGGGATGTTGGAGGCCGCCGAGATCGAGCTGGACCGGCGGGTGATCGCGCGGGAGGAACTGGTCGAGGCCCTGGCTGTCTCCGCGGCCGAGTCAACTGCCGTGACCGAGGTCGAGGCTGAGCAGGAAACCGCCCCCTCGCCCGTGCCGGGCTCGACGGTGCCGTCCTGGCGGGACGGGTTGCCGGTGACGGTGCTGGCGCCGGATTACCAGCGGCTTCTGGGGGTGCTGGAGGAGGGGCGGTCAGCGGCGAGTTTCTGCCGGCAGGTTGACCGGGTCGCCGGTGTAGCCGCCGTCGGCCCAGACGAGGGTGATGTCGCGGTGCATGCGGCGCACCCGGTCAGCAGGCCCGCGGCGGCGTCCCGATCGCCGATGTTCGCAGCGGTGACCGCCACGATCAGGAGCAGGCCGAGGCAGTCGGTCACGATGTGCCGCTTTCGCCCGGGCACCTTCTTCCCGCCGTCG
This window of the Streptomyces sp. SLBN-118 genome carries:
- a CDS encoding transferase, producing the protein MKRSRSVAIRLLTKWRGLQREALTLLSEDQRIHPSAYIHPTAIIGDDVIIGPDVKVHEFTTVRKGSVLCAGAQVGFNCEVTAAFMGEDAVQGHRIGVNRTIIGTRAHLSAKVTVAAINMTTDMRKPDREVIIRTGLGLYRCGTPQFGAVIGDETQTGNNISIGPGVAIGRRCQITSGVAIAIRAIPKDCTVTAPHATEATVRRRRRPFPPNQTIN
- a CDS encoding recombinase family protein, with product MRTTRPRPRPPAAYLRYYPQNPSAANRDRIALRSFAARLGLPTPVLYLDNGCPATGLRPELERLITAVMKGNHRLLVVPGLWVFSPEDDQARLTVRMLSAAGCLRIFELPDRARRPVVPGPASLRIPCQKRPGL
- a CDS encoding transposase, giving the protein MLDAIRYLVAGGISWRAMPADFPDWGRVYGFFRRWREHGLITEFHDRLRGRVRECEGREAEPTAGVIDAQSVRAAATVPAASRGYDGGKKVPGRKRHIVTDCLGLLLIVAVTAANIGDRDAAAGLLTGCAACTATSPSSGPTAATPATRSTCRQKLAADRPSSSTPRSRW
- a CDS encoding DDE-type integrase/transposase/recombinase, with translation MGKVDRQDHHLARRYPRNRPDGPSWTYGGHALGCRYPRNHAPGQLTPTLPGTPPRSRTRPLSGPPDPVDRDFVAAAPNRCWMADFTRLAIWAGTGYLAFVIDTFSRRTLGWSAATTNPTELVLAAVEDESVAARSGTQKTAARNSPSITATRAAGTPRSSSPPTWTARASWRPSARSATPTTTP
- a CDS encoding ATP-binding protein, whose product is MEPSKSLSPPDRKPTYTTVDDGTADGPRNTDHTSCRLAHRPEAVGRARRIVGAMLGNWQVGEDAATSVLLVVSELVTNAVEHACPPLAVHLHLHREHAGLRVWVGVTDGGPAERHGNWAATCAADERGRGLCIIDALATSHGSRTHWGGTTHWARLSVRQHAPIPGLSP
- a CDS encoding DUF5999 family protein, whose product is MCSHTSPCPSWDAPDHDAARVVAFHPDQGWFLLCNGVVLFDDTREVLPNRSIIPPQRVPPDRIPS